Proteins from one Mycteria americana isolate JAX WOST 10 ecotype Jacksonville Zoo and Gardens chromosome 1, USCA_MyAme_1.0, whole genome shotgun sequence genomic window:
- the CEP290 gene encoding centrosomal protein of 290 kDa isoform X7 produces the protein MAPILDWKKLMKVDPDALPRQEELADRLLETMSKVDGKDLITETPEQLIHLFKITQSLMKMKAQEVELALEEVEKAGEEQAKCENQFKTKVMKLQNELEMAQRSAGGRDTRFLRDEIRQLEKQLEQKERQLTDVEKELEKEKKVNEQLALRNEDAENENIKLRRENEQLRQDVVDYQRQIDSQKETILLRRGEDSDYRSQLSKKNFELVQYLDEIQNLTEANEKLDIQNQEMRKNLEESVKEMEKMTNEYNKMKLIVQQSDIVMDQLRKEKEQYKFQVQELSDQLKAKNEEDDPLMAAVNAKVEEWKQILASKDDELLEYQQMLFNLKEKVKMAQLDVDRNSIMALQQGVQERDAQIRLLTEQVEQYTKEMEQNAFVIEEFKNDLQKDKGHSSLAHQNHIGDMQAKLKMLEERTKEAEKSAELAEADAREKDKELVEALKRMRDYELGIYGLEEAVAEIKDLKKQIKIRDHEIETLIKEVNKLELKINDFLDENEELRERLGLEPKTMIDLNEFRNSKALRQQQHRAENQILLQEIERLEEERIELKKQVRKLAQEKGRRVATIGLDAGDVQITDSFTEEKGMNKRKLDFLTRHDIAEVKAKNEQISRDLLIKTMLNSYRELYLERCRSQAVQNEYLANELSMRERDLEKNRTLIAKFQSKLKELSEENKQLEQGMKEILQAVKEMQKDPSVKGGETALIIPSLDRLVNAMESKNSEGIFDASVHLKAQVDQLTGRNEELRQELKQTQKEATNFSNQLANANEKIAQLKNEICLLRQSEGANIVFQTVNLPEGMVPSSVNMINSLNECLIHLIQELENKEQLLKQLEDAVEDYKRKFAVIRHQQGLLYKEYQSQKERWQKESDDMKDEKKKLEEQKEQDATKIKAYSNLLSALQLDPDETKKVLAENNRKITVLRVNERSLTRQYTTLLETERHLRKENEKLKGEITHMETAVVGKIGNLQRFKEMASFKIAALQKVLDGSVPLSELELANKQYNALTAKYRDMLQKDNLLVQRTTNMEHMERENESLKTQINLLNKELEITKEKLHTVEQAWEQMTKLGDDNAMDKATKAITNSEILSISKKITMLEMKELNERQRAEHSQRMYEHLRNTVKQIEERNFELETKFAELTKINLEAQKVEQELRDELSKSVSKAVSDADRRQIMDLEKREMELKIEVSKLRELSDVAKMQVEALEARQQYRDKEVESLRMQILDYQAQSDEKAVIAKLHQHVIALQGSESVAVGKLETLKLKLQKMEIHNLRLEQKLDEREQALYFARLEGRNRAKHLQQTVQSLRRQFSGALPLAQQEKFSKTMIQLQNDKLKILEEVQHAQQERRNAENRALEMDLKLKSLEELISALKDARGAQKVIEWHMKMEELHLQELKLNRELVKQKEEVKYLRNIISEYERTINNLEEEIVQQNKFHEERQMAWDQREVELQRQLDLYDHQQNEILSTALKLEEATGSVPDPSLPLPKQLELALRKIREHIRTILETKATCKLLEEKLKEKETALWKAEQNVLSRDKVINELRLQLPATSEREKIMAELGKQEDDPEYRHAIKIAHQTIANMQARLNQKEEVLKKYQRLLAKAREDQEEIAKKHEEDLRVLHQKLNLHTDNSLNKFKQTALELVEKTSFSLSNNKHFLRLAEMEQTVAEQDNSLASLVGKLKKTSSDLEKQKQITLMKIKEFETIRAHLQEKHTVDVEQLKDEANELRNMLSQMEKELANVKAELEVQKEANNRAPTATLKNLVEQLKSQLAIKEKQQKALSKALLELRAEMTANAEQQIISAASQKEACMNVQEIVDRQTKGLTTQIEELNDQITKLTDNLKISKTRESSLSDEKDELNQELQRKQKAFAKMLTEKNEMEKENEELKKRIRRLSNSIQSKADEQNLIDALQKKIKKLESELEKKCEETEKKGVREDKISKEEIIRWEEGKKWQIRMEGLRNKLREKEKEADALAKQLNTLKEIYTKTEKEKIALQKKLKTTGVTVDRVVGVRASETEKELEELRKRNLDLENEVAHMRTQQAVPRDSVIEELHFKNQYLQEKLHALQRQCSRETYSRPSTSGIGSDDQYRREQEVLKENLRLSSENIELRFQLEQANKDLPRLKDQVGDLKEMCELLKKEKADVEQKLGSIRGAGRSGKTVPELEKTIGLMKKVVERVQRENEDLKKAPAVVSNEKLLSLEQENERLKSEMEKMKLPLGGQLSVRYESKTKGMEKVITENERLRKELKKQ, from the exons ATGGCACCCATTTTAGATTGGAAGAAGCTTATGAAAGTTGATCCAGATGCTCTGCCTCGTCAAGAGGAACTAGCGGACAGATTGCTGGAGACCATGTCCAAG GTTGATGGGAAAGACTTAATAACTGAAACTCCGGAACAACTGATacacctttttaaaattactcagTCACTAATGAAG ATGAAAGCTCAAGAGGTAGAGCTGGCACTAGAAGAAGTtgaaaaagctggggaagagcaAGCCAAATGTG aaaatcaatttaaaacaaaGGTGATGAAACTTCAGAATGAATTAGag ATGGCACAAAGATCTGCTGGTGGTCGTGATACTCGTTTTTTGCGTGATGAGATCCGCCAACTGGAAAAACAATTAGAACAAAAAGAGAGACAGTTAACAGACGtagaaaaagaactggaaaaagagaagaaagtgaatGAACAG CTTGCTCTTCGAAATGAAGATGCCgaaaatgaaaacatcaaattAAGGAGAGAG AACGAACAATTGCGTCAGGATGTAGTTGACTATCAGAGGCAAATAGATTctcaaaaagaaacaattctATTACGAAGAGGAGAGGATTCTGATTACAGATCACAGTTGTCCAAAAAGAACTTTGAGCTTGTCCAGTATCTGGATGAAATTCAG aatttgACTGAAGCTAATGAGAAGTTAGACATTCAAAACCAAGAAATGAGGAAGAATCTTGAGGAATCAGTGAAGGAAATGGAGAAGATGACTAACGAATATAACAAAATGAAACTAATTGTGCAACAATCTGATATTGTTATGGATCagttaagaaaagagaaagaacagtaCAAATTTCAA gttcAGGAGCTTTCAGACCAGCTGAAAGCAAAGAATGAGGAAGACGATCCACTCATGGCAGCTGTAAATGCAAAAGTTGAAGAATGGAAG caAATCTTGGCTTCAAAAGATGACGAACTGCTAGAGTATCAGCAAATGTTGTTTAACttgaaagagaaagtgaaaatggCCCAACTTGATGTAGACAGAAACAGTATAATGGCCCTTCAGCAG ggTGTGCAAGAGCGAGATGCTCAGATAAGATTGCTTACTGAGCAAGTTGAACAGTATACcaaagaaatggaacaaaatgcATTTGTTATTGAGGAATTTAAAAATGATCTCCAAAAAGATAAAG GTCACTCGTCTCTTGCGCATCAGAATCATATTGGGGATATGCAAGCAAAGTTAAAAATGCTAGAAGAGAGAACTAAGGAGGCTGAGAAATCAGCAGAATTAGCAGAAGCAGATGCTAGAGAAAAGGACAAAGAGCTTGTTGAGGCTCTGAAACGGATGAGAGACTATGAACTG GGAATATATGGTTTGGAAGAGGCTGttgctgaaataaaagatttaaaaaagcaaatcaaaatacGAGATCATGAGATTGAAACGTTAATTAAGGAAGTCAATAAACTTGAacttaaaataaatgattttCTTGATGAAAATGAAGAACTCAGAGAGCGCTTAG GTCTTGAGCCAAAGACAATGATTGATTTAAATGaattcagaaacagcaaagcacTGAGGCAGCAGCAACATAGAGCTGAAAACCAGATTCTTTTGCAAGAG ATTGAAAGACTAGAAGAGGAAAGAATTGAACTGAAAAAACAGGTTCGTAAGTTGGctcaggagaaaggaagaagagttgCCACAatag GATTGGATGCTGGTGATGTGCAGATAACTGATAGCTTTACTGAAGAGAAGGGAATGAATAAGAGGAAGTTGGATTTCTTGACCAGACATGATATTGCTGAAGTAAAAGCAAAG aatgaGCAGATATCCAGAGATTTGTTGATCAAGACTATGCTAAATAGTTATAGAGAATTATATCTTGAAAGATGCAGAAGCCAGGCAGTGCAG aaTGAGTATCTTGCAAATGAATTAagtatgagagagagagatttggagAAGAACAGGACTTTAATAGCCAAATTTCAATCTAAAT TAAAAGAATTATCAGAAGAGAATAAGCAACTTGAACaaggaatgaaagaaatattGCAAGCTGTCAAGGAAATGCAGAAGGATCCTAGTGTGAAGGGAGGAGAAACAGCCTTAATAATCCCTAGTCTGGATCGTTTAGTTAAT GCAATGGAGTCAAAGAATTCAGAGGGAATCTTTGATGCTAGTGTGCACTTGAAAGCTCAGGTTGACCAGCTTACAGGACGAAATGAAGAATTAAGACAGGAACTGAAACAGACTCAGAAGGAGGCAACAAATTTCTCTAATCAGCTggcaaatgcaaatgaaaag attgcacaactgaaaaatgaaatttgcttATTACGTCAGTCAGAAGGTGCCAATATTGTCTTCCAAACAGTGAATCTTCCAGAAGGAATGGTTCCTTCAAGTGTCAATATGATTAATTCTCTGAATGAATGTTTAATACATCTTATACAG gaactggaaaacaaagaacagtTACTTAAACAATTAGAAGATGCAGTAGAGGACTACAAGCGAAAATTTGCAGTAATTCGTCATCAACAAGGCTTGCTGTATAAAGAGTATCAGAG TCAAAAAGAAAGGTGGCAGAAAGAATCAGATGatatgaaagatgaaaagaaaaagctagaaGAGCAAAAAGAACAGGATGCTACAAAAATAAAGGCATATTCC aatttacTCAGTGCACTTCAGCTGGATCctgatgaaacaaaaaaagtacttgcagaaaataatagaaaaataaccGTTTTGCGTGTTAATGAAAGGTCACTAACAAGGCAGTATACCACTTTACTTGAAACGGAACGGCaccttagaaaagaaaatgagaaactaaAGGGTGAAATAACACATATGGAGACTGCAGTTGTAGGGAAGATTGGAAACTTGCAACGATTCAAG GAAATGGCTAGCTTTAAGATTGCAGCTCTGCAAAAAGTGTTGGATGGTAGTGTGCCATTGTCTGAGCTAGAACTGGCTAATAAGCAGTATAATGCATTAACTGCTAAATACAGAGATATGTTACAAAAAGATAACTTGCTCGTCCAACGGACAACAAACATGGAACACATGGAG CGTGAGAATGAATCCTTGAAAACACAGATAAATTTATTGAATAAGGAATTGGAGATCACAAAAGAGAAACTTCACACTGTAGAACAGGCTTGGGAACAGATGACTAAACTGG ggGATGACAATGCCATGGACAAGGCCACAAAAGCAATAACCAACAGTGAGATTTTGTCCATTTCTAAGAAAATCACAATGTTGGAAATGAAGGAACTGAATGAAAGACAGAGAGCAGAACACTCACAACGCATGTATGAACATTTAAGGAACACTGTCAAGCAAATAGAAGAACGTAATTTTGAATTGGAAACAAAATTTGCTGAG ctcaCCAAAATCAACCTTGAGGCACAGAAAGTGGAACAGGAATTAAGAGATGAACTGTCAAAGAGTGTAAGTAAGGCAGTAAGTGATGCAGATAGACGACAAATCATGGACCTAGAGAAGCGTGAGATGGAGCTCAAGATTGAAGTATCAAA GTTAAGAGAACTGTCTGATGTAGCAAAAATGCAAGTTGAAGCTCTGGAGGCACGCCAGCAATACAGAGATAAAGAAGTGGAATCTCTTAGAATGCAAATTTTAGACTATCAG GCACAGTCAGATGAAAAAGCAGTTATTGCAAAACTGCATCAACATGTCATAGCCCTTCAAGGTAGTGAATCTGTTGCTGTAGGCAAATTGGAAACGCTTAAATTGAAACTACAGAAGATGGAGATCCATAATCTACGTTTAGAGCAGAAGCTTGATGAGAGAGAGCAAGCCTTGTATTTTGCCCGACTGGAAGGAAGAAACAGAGCCAAACATCTACAACAGACAGTTCAGTCTTTGCGGCGACAGTTTAGTGGTGCTCTGCCTTTAGCACAGCAAGAAAAATTCTCTAAAACAATGATTCAGCTACAGAATGACAAACTGAAGATTCTGGAAGAAGTTCAGCATGCCCAGCAGGAGCGTCgaaatgcagaaaacagagcaTTAGAGATGGacttaaaactgaaaagtttaGAAGAATTAATAAGTGCATTGAAGGATGCAAGAGGAGCTCAAAAG GTAATTGAATGGCATATGAAGATGGAGGAACTCCATCTGCAGGAACTTAAACTCAATCGAGAGTTAGTCAAGCAAAAGGAAGAGGTGAAGTATTTGCGTAATATAATTTCTGAATATGAACGTACAATCAATAATCTGGAAGAAGAAATTGTACAGCAGAACAAG TTTCATGAAGAAAGGCAAATGGCTTGGGACCAGAGGGAAGTAGAACTGCAGCGCCAATTAGACCTGTATGATCATcaacaaaatgaaatacttaGTACAGCTCTAAAG TTAGAAGAGGCTACAGGATCAGTTCCAGACCCTAGTTTGCCACTCCCAAAACAACTTGAGTTGGCTTTGAGAAAGATTCGGGAGCATATTCGAACAATCCTGGAAACTAAGGCAACCTGCAAATTACTGGAGGAG aaattaaaagaaaaggaaactgctcTGTGGAAAgctgaacaaaatgttttatcAAGAGACAAAGTTATAAATGAACTAAGACTTCAATTACCTGCAAcatcagaaagagagaaaataatggcTGAATTAGGCAAACAAGAAGATGACCCAGAGTACCGTCATGCCATAAAAATTGCTCATCAAACCATTGCAAATATGCAAGCACGATTAAATCAAAAGGAGGAAGTGTTAAAAAAATACCAACGTTTGCTTGCTAAAGCAAGAGAG GATCAAGAGGAAATAGCAAAGAAGCATGAAGAAGACCTTAGAGTTCTACACCAGAAGTTAAATTTGCATACTGACAATTCCCTTAATAAATTCAAACAGACTGCTTTG GAGTTAGTGGAAAAGacttctttttcactttccaaCAACAAACATTTTCTCCGCTTAGCTGAAATGGAGCAAACTGTAGCAGAACAGGATAATTCTCTTGCTTCACTTgttggaaaattaaagaaaacatcatctgatttggagaaacaaaaacaaattactttaatgaaaaTCAAAGAGTTTGAGACTATCAGAGCCCA CCTTCAGGAAAAGCACACAGTTGATGTGGAACAACTAAAAGATGAAGCAAATGAATTGAGGAACATGTTATCTCAGATGGAGAAGGAATTAGCAAATGTGAAAGCTGAACTAGAGGtccaaaaagaagcaaataatagAGCACCCACAGCAACGCTGAAAAACCTGGTGGAACAGCTGAAGAGCCAGTTAGCcataaaagagaagcagcagaaa gCTTTGAGTAAAGCACTTCTGGAACTCCGAGCAGAAATGACTGCTAATGCTGAACAGCAGATTATTTCTGCTGCATCACAAAAAGAGGCATGTATGAATGTCCAGGAGATTGTCGACAGACAAACAAAGGGGCTTACG acaCAGATAGAGGAATTAAATGATCAGATTACGAAACTTACAGATAACcttaaaataagtaaaaccaGGGAAAGTTCTTTGTCTGATGAAAAGGATGAGTTGAACCAAGAacttcagaggaaacaaaaagcatttgctaaaatgttgacagaaaaaaatgaaatggaaaaagaaaacgaAGAGCTGAAGAAACGGATTAGGAGGCTAAGCAATAGCATTCAG AGTAAAGCTGATGAACAAAACCTGATAgatgcacttcagaaaaaaattaaaaagttggaAAGTGAACTTGAGAAGAagtgtgaagaaacagaaaaaaaaggtgtaagaGAAGACAAG ATCTCCAAGGAGGAAATAATTAGATGGGAAGAAGGTAAAAAATGGCAAATCAGAATGGAAGGACTGCGGAACAAactaagggaaaaggaaaaagaagcagatgCTTTAGCCAAACAGTTGAATACATTGAAGGAAATTTATACCAA gactgaaaaagagaaaattgctctacagaagaaactgaaaactaCTGGTGTCACTGTTGACCGTGTTGTTGGAGTAAGAGCCTCAGAGACTGAAAAAGAACTGGAAGAACTAAGAAAACGGAATCTAGATTTAGAAAATGAAGTTGCTCACATGAG AACACAGCAAGCAGTCCCACGAGATTCTGTTATAGAagaattacatttcaaaaatcaGTACCTCCAGGAAAAGCTTCATGCATTGCAGAGGCAATGTTCGAGAGAGACATATTCTAGACCCTCG